One region of Eupeodes corollae chromosome 1, idEupCoro1.1, whole genome shotgun sequence genomic DNA includes:
- the LOC129941089 gene encoding 28 kDa heat- and acid-stable phosphoprotein-like, with the protein MPKGKYVNHKGRSRHFTSPEELQREDDSDKTDEESENESGSGGSDESSSEDENAKGKGVSKLIEIENPNRVRKKAVVKVTTVEEEAKPELTRRDRQELEKQKARAHYQKMHEQGKTAQARADLARLAIIRQQRADAAAKRGTPPKKADDQSQPGTSKSDNPTTTTK; encoded by the coding sequence ATGCCCAAAGGTAAATACGTAAACCACAAAGGACGTAGCCGTCACTTTACCAGCCCCGAAGAGCTGCAACGTGAAGATGACTCGGACAAGACCGACGaagaatctgaaaacgaatccGGTTCGGGTGGGTCGGACGAATCAAGTTCCGAAGACGAAAATGCCAAAGGCAAGGGAGTATCAAAACTTATCGAAATCGAAAACCCCAACAGAGTACGAAAGAAGGCGGTTGTTAAAGTAACCACAGTAGAGGAGGAAGCAAAGCCAGAATTGACACGTCGCGACCGCCAAGAGCTGGAAAAGCAAAAAGCCCGCGCACACTACCAAAAGATGCACGAGCAAGGTAAAACTGCCCAAGCTCGCGCCGATCTAGCCCGATTAGCAATTATTCGTCAGCAGCGAGCTGATGCCGCTGCAAAACGCGGCACTCCACCAAAAAAGGCTGATGACCAAAGCCAGCCTGGCACTAGTAAATCGGATAACCCGACAACGACGACCAAGTAG
- the LOC129941088 gene encoding ribosomal RNA small subunit methyltransferase NEP1, with protein MGGKGKGIKRKAQPIKDDNEFDFTKKHLVTSHIRAMEKRLIIVLEGAQLETVKMGSAFELLNCDDHAGIMRKNNRDPGSCRPDIVHQCLLMLFDSPLNRAGLLQVYIKTERNVLIEINPQTRIPRTFKRFAGLMVQLLHKFSVRANDTSVKLMKVIKNPITDHLPVGCKKLAMSFSGKLVNSCKDLVPTEEDEPIVLVVGAFAHGNLKSDYTEGLFSISNYPLSAAIACTKLCTAFEEAWGVL; from the exons atgggtGGAAAAGGTAAAGGTATAAAACGTAAGGCTCAACCTATTAAAGATGACAACGAATTTGATTTCACAAAGAAGCATTTGGTTACCAGTCACATTCGAGCCATGGAAAAACGCTTGATTATCGTACTCGAAGGTGCCCAGCTGGAAACTGTTAAG ATGGGAAGTGCATTCGAGCTGCTTAACTGTGATGACCATGCAGGTATAATGAGGAAAAACAACCGTGATCCCGGTTCCTGTCGCCCTGACATTGTTCACCAATGCTTGTTGATGCTTTTCGATTCGCCCCTTAATCGAGCCGGCTTGCTTCAGGTCTATATTAAAACAGAACGCAATGTCCTCATCGAAATTAATCCCCAAACAAGAATACCGCGAACATTCAAACGCTTTGCCGGCCTCATGGTACAGTTGCTTCATAAATTCTCGGTTCGTGCCAATGACACGTCTGTGAAACTGATGAAAGTGATAAAGAATCCGATCACAGATCATCTGCCTGTAGGCTGTAAGAAGTTGGCCATGTCATTCTCTGGAAAGCTAGTTAATTCATGTAAGGATTTGGTACCCACAGAGGAAGATGAACCAATCGTCTTGGTTGTTGGAGCATTTGCTCATGGAAATCTTAAGAGTGACTATACTGAAGGACTATTTTCTATAAGTAACTACCCTCTGTCTGCTGCAATAGCTTGTACTAAACTGTGTACTGCGTTCGAAGAGGCTTGGggtgttttgtaa